Proteins found in one Actinokineospora alba genomic segment:
- a CDS encoding uracil-DNA glycosylase, with translation MARPLTEIVEAGWAQALAPAADKIAEMGEFLRAEIAAGRRYLPAGENVLRAFQQPFADVRVLVVGQDPYPTPGHAVGLSFSVAPEVRPIPKSLVNIYKEYCEDLGHPLPSTGDLTPWAEHGVLLLNRALTVEPGKPNSHQGKGWEQVTEQAIRALAARGGPLVAILWGRNARNLRPMLEPVPCIESPHPSPLSAHAGFFGSKPFSRANALLVEQGADPVDWKLP, from the coding sequence GTGGCACGACCGCTGACTGAGATAGTCGAAGCCGGGTGGGCACAGGCCTTGGCCCCCGCCGCGGACAAGATCGCCGAGATGGGCGAATTCCTGCGCGCGGAGATCGCCGCCGGGCGCCGGTACCTGCCCGCCGGGGAGAACGTTCTCCGCGCCTTCCAACAGCCCTTCGCCGACGTGCGGGTGCTCGTGGTCGGCCAAGACCCGTACCCGACGCCGGGGCATGCGGTGGGGCTGTCGTTCTCGGTGGCGCCGGAGGTGCGGCCGATCCCGAAGAGCCTGGTCAACATCTACAAGGAGTACTGCGAGGACCTAGGTCACCCGCTGCCCTCCACCGGCGACCTCACCCCGTGGGCCGAACACGGCGTGCTGCTCCTCAACCGCGCGTTGACGGTGGAGCCGGGCAAGCCGAACTCCCACCAGGGCAAGGGCTGGGAGCAGGTGACCGAGCAGGCGATCCGCGCGCTGGCCGCCCGGGGTGGTCCGCTGGTGGCGATCCTGTGGGGCCGCAACGCCCGCAACCTCCGGCCGATGCTGGAACCCGTGCCCTGCATCGAGTCCCCGCACCCCAGTCCGCTGTCGGCGCACGCGGGGTTCTTCGGCTCGAAGCCGTTCAGCCGGGCGAACGCGCTGCTGGTCGAACAGGGAGCGGACCCAGTCGACTGGAAGTTGCCTTGA
- a CDS encoding DUF3515 domain-containing protein, with translation MSDQPLTGPPRAAVIAAVVLVGLLAVGVVIASRFLPSEPTAPTTSAVPKTGPVGLVPVDAPDSGSTHCTAVLKALPTSLVSAGTTLSKLPLADPAPQGAVAWGDRIAPPVVLRCGLPKPAELTPTSALREVSGVKWLPIEGTGSSTWFVVDRPVHVALTLPQGVGTGPLQTVSEVVGATLPAQPVKP, from the coding sequence GTGAGTGACCAGCCCCTGACCGGGCCGCCTCGCGCCGCCGTCATCGCCGCCGTGGTCCTCGTGGGCCTGCTGGCGGTCGGCGTGGTGATCGCGAGCCGGTTCCTGCCGTCCGAACCGACGGCTCCGACGACCTCCGCGGTGCCCAAGACCGGGCCGGTAGGGCTGGTTCCTGTCGACGCCCCCGACTCGGGGTCGACGCACTGTACGGCCGTTCTCAAAGCCCTGCCCACGTCGCTGGTCAGCGCTGGGACGACCTTGTCGAAGCTGCCACTGGCCGACCCCGCCCCCCAGGGCGCCGTCGCCTGGGGCGACCGGATCGCCCCGCCCGTCGTGTTGCGCTGCGGGCTGCCGAAACCGGCCGAGCTGACGCCGACCTCAGCTCTGCGTGAGGTGTCCGGCGTGAAATGGCTGCCGATCGAGGGCACTGGCAGCTCCACCTGGTTCGTCGTCGATCGGCCCGTGCACGTCGCGCTGACGCTGCCCCAGGGCGTGGGCACCGGGCCGCTGCAGACAGTGTCCGAAGTGGTGGGTGCCACGCTCCCGGCGCAGCCGGTCAAGCCTTAG
- a CDS encoding DAK2 domain-containing protein, with amino-acid sequence MQALDAGEVRRWAAACVQSMDAHRAAIDRINVYPVADGDTGSNLLNTLRAALEALLRAPVMERSDAGGAFAVLAKGALAGARGNSGVIISQLLRGIAETVRDQREVGGPELRAALKRGAELATAAVSKPVPGTMLSVLDAAASATGPDSLHDVAAAAAIAAAEALDRTPDQLAVLAEAGVVDAGGRGVVVVLDALVAVIGGKPPELAAAARVTADAPIAPRRAENPLVAAREAGSDLYAYEVMYLLENATEVDRLRDALDDLGDCVSVVGDGADLWTVHVHCNDVGAAIEAGIDVGRPRKIRVARFADAVSGEESRYTKDRAVVAAVRGDDLAELFLSEGVAVLRVGDADVPTPYELLQVITGTGAGHVTVLPGDAGLMEIADEAAIRAVAAGQDVVVVPCASPVQALAAIAVHDPRRRSGDDVVAMAEAAAATRRGAVLVAAEAAITWIGSCEANDVVGFADGEVVLIEPGPPLSDALIKVACGVVERMLAVGGELVTALLGRDAPDGLAEALAEYLRTARPEAELVVYRGGQSDSVLTLGLE; translated from the coding sequence CTGCAGGCACTGGACGCGGGCGAGGTGCGTCGCTGGGCGGCGGCCTGCGTGCAGTCGATGGACGCCCACCGCGCGGCGATCGACCGGATCAACGTCTACCCGGTCGCCGACGGCGACACCGGCTCGAACCTGCTCAACACGCTGCGCGCGGCCCTCGAAGCGCTGCTGCGCGCACCGGTCATGGAGCGGTCGGACGCGGGTGGCGCGTTCGCCGTGCTGGCCAAAGGCGCGCTCGCGGGCGCGCGGGGCAACTCCGGGGTAATCATCTCGCAGTTGCTTCGCGGGATCGCCGAAACGGTCCGTGACCAGCGCGAAGTCGGCGGGCCCGAGCTGCGGGCGGCGCTGAAGCGGGGGGCTGAGCTGGCCACCGCGGCGGTGTCCAAGCCCGTGCCCGGCACCATGCTCAGCGTGCTCGACGCCGCCGCCTCCGCCACCGGGCCGGACAGCCTGCACGACGTGGCCGCCGCCGCCGCGATCGCCGCCGCTGAGGCGCTCGACCGCACCCCCGACCAGCTCGCCGTGCTCGCCGAGGCCGGTGTCGTCGACGCAGGCGGGCGCGGGGTCGTCGTGGTCCTCGACGCGCTGGTCGCGGTGATCGGCGGGAAGCCGCCCGAGCTGGCCGCGGCCGCCCGGGTCACCGCCGACGCGCCGATCGCCCCCCGGCGGGCGGAGAACCCGCTGGTCGCGGCTCGCGAGGCCGGATCGGACCTCTACGCCTACGAGGTCATGTACCTGCTGGAGAACGCCACCGAGGTCGACCGGCTGCGCGACGCGCTCGACGACCTCGGTGACTGCGTGTCCGTCGTCGGCGACGGCGCCGACCTGTGGACCGTCCACGTGCACTGCAACGACGTCGGCGCCGCCATCGAGGCCGGGATCGACGTCGGGCGGCCGCGCAAGATCCGGGTCGCGCGATTCGCCGACGCGGTCTCCGGCGAGGAGAGCCGCTACACGAAGGACCGGGCCGTGGTGGCCGCCGTGCGCGGCGACGACCTCGCGGAGCTGTTCCTGTCCGAGGGGGTCGCCGTGCTCCGGGTCGGCGACGCGGACGTGCCGACGCCATACGAGCTCTTGCAGGTGATCACCGGTACGGGCGCGGGTCACGTGACCGTGTTGCCGGGTGACGCCGGGCTGATGGAGATTGCCGACGAGGCCGCGATCCGCGCGGTCGCCGCCGGTCAGGACGTCGTGGTCGTGCCGTGCGCGTCCCCCGTCCAGGCGCTTGCCGCGATCGCGGTCCACGACCCGAGGCGCCGGTCAGGTGACGACGTGGTCGCCATGGCTGAGGCCGCGGCGGCGACCCGGCGCGGTGCGGTGCTGGTCGCCGCGGAGGCCGCGATCACCTGGATCGGCTCGTGCGAGGCGAACGACGTGGTCGGGTTCGCCGACGGCGAGGTCGTGTTGATCGAGCCCGGCCCGCCGCTGTCCGACGCGTTGATCAAGGTGGCGTGCGGGGTGGTCGAGCGGATGCTCGCGGTAGGCGGGGAACTGGTGACCGCGCTGCTCGGCCGCGACGCCCCCGATGGCCTCGCCGAGGCGCTGGCCGAGTACCTGCGCACCGCGCGGCCGGAAGCCGAACTGGTGGTCTACCGCGGCGGCCAGTCCGATTCGGTGCTCACGCTCGGCCTCGAATAG
- a CDS encoding D-alanine--D-alanine ligase family protein: MSSSKIRVAVVFGGRSTEHTISCVSAAGALANLDPERFEVLPVGITREGAWVLGPSDPAALRIQGRALPSVEAGTELTLPADPTSGRLVVLEKGREGEVLSAVDVVFPMLHGAYGEDGTIQGLLEMVGLPYVGPGVLASAVAMDKGYTKKLLMAEGLPVGPYVELRREQTTLDAAERERLGLPVFVKPSRAGSSTGISRVTEWDQLDAAIAHAREIDPKVLIEAAIVGREVECGVLEFPDGRVEASQPAEVRLVDGIDWYDFDSKYLDDVCELDIPAKLPDAVSERLRAMAVEAFHALDCQGLARVDFFVGEDGTLTINEINTMPGFTPTSAYPKMWEVTGVDYPTLLSTLIDTAIARGTGLR; the protein is encoded by the coding sequence ATGTCCAGCTCAAAGATCCGAGTCGCCGTCGTGTTCGGCGGACGCAGCACCGAGCACACGATTTCCTGTGTGTCCGCCGCGGGCGCGCTCGCCAACCTCGACCCGGAGCGCTTCGAGGTCCTGCCCGTCGGGATCACCCGCGAGGGCGCCTGGGTGCTCGGGCCGTCGGATCCCGCCGCGCTGCGCATCCAGGGCCGCGCGCTGCCCAGCGTCGAGGCGGGGACCGAGCTGACGCTGCCAGCCGACCCGACGTCGGGCCGCCTGGTGGTGTTGGAGAAGGGTCGCGAGGGCGAGGTGCTCTCGGCGGTGGACGTCGTCTTCCCGATGCTGCACGGCGCTTACGGCGAGGACGGCACCATCCAGGGCCTGCTGGAGATGGTCGGCCTGCCCTACGTCGGACCGGGCGTGCTCGCCAGCGCCGTGGCGATGGACAAGGGCTACACCAAGAAGCTGCTGATGGCCGAGGGGCTGCCAGTCGGCCCGTATGTCGAGCTGCGCCGCGAGCAGACCACGCTCGACGCCGCCGAGCGCGAGCGCCTGGGGCTGCCGGTGTTCGTCAAGCCGTCGCGCGCCGGATCGTCCACCGGCATCAGCCGCGTCACCGAGTGGGACCAGCTCGACGCGGCGATCGCGCACGCGCGCGAGATCGACCCGAAGGTCTTGATCGAGGCCGCGATTGTCGGCCGTGAGGTCGAATGCGGGGTCCTGGAGTTCCCGGACGGCCGGGTCGAGGCGTCGCAGCCCGCGGAGGTGCGGCTGGTCGACGGGATCGATTGGTACGACTTCGACTCCAAGTACCTCGACGACGTCTGCGAGCTCGACATCCCGGCCAAGCTCCCCGACGCCGTCAGCGAACGCCTGCGCGCCATGGCCGTCGAGGCGTTCCACGCGCTCGACTGCCAGGGCCTGGCCCGGGTGGATTTCTTCGTCGGCGAGGACGGCACGCTGACGATCAACGAGATCAACACCATGCCCGGCTTCACCCCCACCTCGGCGTATCCGAAGATGTGGGAGGTCACCGGCGTGGACTACCCGACGCTGCTGTCCACGCTCATCGACACCGCGATCGCCCGCGGAACCGGCCTGCGCTAA
- a CDS encoding MFS transporter produces the protein MLGRRDLILVASGSAVSMFGTAITLIVLLLHVKDFGAYAVVAILIAEFVPVTLGAPLAGLLVDRLPNRRLMIVGQLVQAGAVFGVVSVLDRLPLVLVMLVLLGCGTAVVNPAAAALVPVICGERDSTRGYAVVATGRTLGMLGGSAAGGLLVAALGTRDALYLDAATYLAQACLLGFVRAERDPRGTRTRRRRGAAMAGARHVAADPVLRVAQVSLALAMLGVMIADVANVFYVIDVLHGGAATLGILHAAWMIGVFIGVRLAGRVRTERVLLTGLGLSCCTMGAAMLVPALLPFAAPVAAGYLLGGAANGVQNVCNQGLVRSRTPQELRGRVFAAAGAILIGSNVLGTVLGGAVVALAGARWSFAIAGAASLLAGLAALRALRAVGMTKPASVT, from the coding sequence GTGCTGGGGCGACGCGATCTGATTTTGGTTGCATCCGGTTCCGCTGTGTCGATGTTCGGCACGGCCATCACGCTCATTGTGCTTCTGTTGCACGTCAAGGATTTCGGCGCCTACGCCGTCGTCGCGATCCTGATTGCCGAGTTCGTCCCGGTGACACTCGGCGCGCCGCTCGCCGGGTTGCTCGTGGACCGGTTGCCCAACCGCAGGCTGATGATCGTCGGCCAGTTGGTCCAAGCAGGCGCGGTGTTCGGGGTCGTGTCCGTGTTGGACCGGCTGCCGCTGGTGCTGGTCATGCTCGTGCTGCTCGGCTGCGGCACCGCCGTGGTCAACCCCGCCGCGGCCGCGCTGGTCCCGGTGATCTGCGGCGAACGCGATTCCACCCGCGGGTACGCCGTGGTCGCGACCGGACGGACACTCGGGATGCTCGGCGGGTCGGCCGCGGGTGGGCTGCTGGTGGCCGCGCTGGGCACCCGGGACGCCCTGTACCTCGACGCCGCCACCTACCTCGCCCAGGCGTGCCTGCTCGGCTTCGTGCGGGCCGAACGCGACCCGCGGGGGACGCGCACCCGGCGCAGGCGCGGTGCGGCGATGGCGGGCGCGCGGCACGTCGCGGCGGACCCGGTGCTGCGGGTCGCCCAGGTCAGCCTGGCGCTGGCGATGCTCGGGGTGATGATCGCCGACGTCGCCAACGTCTTCTACGTCATCGACGTGCTCCACGGCGGCGCCGCGACCCTGGGGATCCTGCACGCCGCGTGGATGATCGGCGTCTTCATCGGCGTGCGCCTGGCCGGGCGGGTGCGGACCGAGCGGGTGCTGCTGACCGGTCTCGGGCTGTCCTGCTGCACGATGGGCGCCGCGATGCTGGTGCCGGCGCTGCTGCCGTTCGCGGCGCCGGTGGCGGCGGGCTACCTGCTCGGCGGCGCGGCCAACGGCGTGCAGAACGTGTGCAACCAAGGGCTGGTGCGCTCGCGGACACCACAGGAACTGCGCGGGCGGGTGTTCGCCGCCGCCGGGGCGATCCTCATCGGGTCGAACGTGCTGGGCACCGTGCTCGGCGGCGCCGTGGTCGCGCTCGCCGGGGCCCGGTGGTCGTTCGCCATCGCGGGTGCGGCCTCGCTGCTGGCCGGGCTGGCCGCCTTGCGCGCACTGCGGGCTGTGGGCATGACAAAACCGGCGTCAGTGACCTGA
- a CDS encoding gamma carbonic anhydrase family protein, whose product MPVYALGDLTPTIHPDAYVHPDATVIGNVTLHAGASVWPQAVLRGDAGEIVVGERTSVQDGTVIHCTQFHPAIIGADCVIGHNVHIEGATVGDRCMIASGSVLLNGSVVEDGAILGAGAVMSFNGFIPARSMALGVPAKVREGHVVPEDMTSGIVEGYLQHAKTYRAGLRRLD is encoded by the coding sequence GTGCCCGTCTACGCCCTCGGCGACCTGACGCCCACCATCCATCCCGACGCCTACGTCCACCCGGACGCCACGGTCATCGGGAACGTGACCCTGCACGCCGGTGCTTCCGTGTGGCCGCAGGCCGTCCTGCGCGGTGACGCCGGGGAGATCGTGGTGGGGGAGCGGACCAGCGTGCAGGACGGCACGGTCATCCACTGCACCCAGTTCCACCCCGCGATCATCGGCGCGGACTGCGTCATCGGGCACAACGTGCACATCGAGGGCGCCACCGTCGGCGACCGCTGCATGATCGCCTCGGGTTCGGTGCTGCTCAACGGTTCCGTGGTCGAGGACGGCGCCATCCTCGGTGCGGGCGCGGTCATGTCGTTCAACGGTTTCATCCCCGCCCGGTCGATGGCGCTGGGTGTCCCGGCGAAGGTCCGTGAGGGCCACGTTGTGCCCGAGGACATGACGTCGGGGATCGTGGAGGGCTACCTGCAGCACGCCAAGACCTACCGGGCGGGGCTGCGCAGGCTCGACTGA
- the recG gene encoding ATP-dependent DNA helicase RecG, with protein MASLSEKLDRVVGKKSADALKAAFSLETAGELLRHYPRRYAERGKLTEIAGLEVGEHVTVMAKVVSVNKRQMKTKRGSIIEVVLTDGSKSLECAFFNQPWHLDKLKPGLNALFAGKVTAFRNKLQLANPDYQLFESTDEVDAGEFAGSLIPVYPASAKIQSWQIAQCVSQTLGMLDEIEDPFPDELRDKLGLAEYDASVRAIHLPADWADVESAKTRLKWDEALALQLVLAQRRMASGARPAPACPPRPDGILDAFDQRLPFTLTKGQVEVGHAIAEDLSGSHPMSRLLQGEVGSGKTIVALRAMLQVVDSGRQAALLAPTEVLAAQHARSLAEMLGDLAQGGQLGGAENATSITLLTGSLTAPQRKQALLDAASGAAGIVVGTHALIQDKVSFADLGFVVVDEQHRFGVEQRDALRARAGENVSPHVLVMTATPIPRTVAMTVYGDLETSALRELPAGRSPISTNVVPVSEKPAWLDRVWERIREEVSKGHQAYVVCPRIGEEASSEDTNEGEPPKDSGTDRRPPLAVADVAPLLAEGALAGLRLGILHGRLAPDEKDRVMRAFAAGEIDVLVATTVVEVGVNVPNATAMVIMDADRFGVSQLHQLRGRVGRGSAPGLCLLVTEMPGGTATRDRLAAVASTLDGFELARLDLEMRREGDILGSSQSGSRSGLKMLSLLRDEDVIADARVVAQALIADDPDLKPYPGLATMVRQLVAEDRAEYLEKS; from the coding sequence ATGGCTTCGCTGAGCGAGAAGCTCGACCGGGTGGTGGGCAAGAAGTCGGCCGACGCGCTGAAGGCCGCGTTCTCCTTGGAGACCGCGGGCGAGCTGCTGCGCCACTACCCCCGCCGCTACGCAGAGCGCGGCAAGCTCACCGAGATCGCCGGGCTGGAGGTCGGCGAGCACGTCACGGTGATGGCGAAGGTCGTCTCGGTCAACAAGCGGCAGATGAAGACCAAGCGCGGGTCGATCATCGAGGTCGTCCTCACCGACGGCAGCAAGTCGCTGGAGTGTGCGTTCTTCAACCAGCCCTGGCACCTGGACAAGCTCAAGCCGGGGCTCAACGCGCTCTTCGCGGGCAAGGTCACCGCGTTCCGCAACAAGCTGCAGCTCGCCAACCCCGATTACCAGCTGTTCGAGTCGACCGACGAGGTCGACGCCGGGGAGTTCGCGGGCAGCCTGATCCCGGTCTACCCGGCCTCGGCGAAGATCCAGTCCTGGCAGATCGCCCAGTGCGTCAGCCAGACGCTGGGGATGCTCGACGAGATCGAGGACCCGTTCCCCGACGAGCTGCGCGACAAGCTCGGCCTCGCGGAGTACGACGCGTCGGTTCGCGCGATCCACCTGCCCGCCGACTGGGCCGACGTCGAGTCCGCGAAGACCCGGCTCAAGTGGGACGAGGCGCTGGCACTCCAGCTCGTGCTCGCCCAGCGGCGGATGGCCAGCGGCGCCCGCCCCGCGCCCGCGTGCCCGCCACGGCCGGACGGAATCCTCGACGCGTTCGACCAGCGGCTGCCGTTCACGCTCACCAAGGGCCAGGTCGAGGTCGGCCACGCGATCGCCGAGGACCTCTCCGGCAGCCACCCGATGAGCAGGCTGCTGCAAGGCGAAGTCGGCTCCGGCAAGACGATCGTGGCCCTGCGCGCGATGCTGCAGGTCGTCGACTCCGGTCGGCAGGCCGCGCTCCTCGCGCCCACGGAAGTCCTTGCCGCGCAACACGCCCGCTCGCTCGCCGAGATGCTGGGCGACCTCGCCCAGGGTGGTCAGCTCGGCGGCGCGGAGAACGCCACCAGCATCACGCTGCTCACCGGGTCCTTGACCGCGCCGCAACGCAAGCAGGCACTGCTCGACGCGGCCAGCGGCGCCGCGGGCATCGTCGTCGGCACGCACGCGCTGATCCAGGACAAGGTCTCCTTCGCCGACCTGGGTTTCGTCGTCGTCGACGAGCAGCACCGCTTCGGCGTCGAGCAGCGCGACGCCCTGCGCGCGCGGGCGGGGGAGAACGTCAGCCCGCACGTGCTGGTCATGACCGCGACGCCGATCCCGCGCACGGTCGCGATGACGGTCTACGGCGACCTGGAGACCTCGGCGCTGCGCGAACTCCCGGCGGGCCGGTCCCCGATCTCGACCAACGTCGTGCCGGTGTCGGAGAAGCCCGCGTGGCTCGACCGGGTCTGGGAGCGCATCCGCGAGGAGGTCTCCAAGGGCCACCAGGCCTACGTCGTCTGCCCGCGCATCGGCGAGGAGGCATCTTCGGAGGACACAAATGAGGGGGAACCCCCTAAGGACTCCGGGACCGACCGCAGGCCGCCGCTGGCCGTGGCCGACGTGGCGCCGCTACTGGCCGAGGGCGCGCTCGCGGGGCTGCGACTGGGCATCCTGCACGGGCGGCTGGCGCCCGACGAGAAGGACCGCGTGATGCGCGCGTTCGCGGCGGGCGAGATCGATGTGCTCGTCGCGACGACGGTCGTCGAGGTCGGCGTCAACGTGCCCAACGCGACCGCCATGGTGATCATGGACGCCGACCGGTTCGGTGTCAGCCAGCTCCACCAGCTGCGTGGCCGGGTCGGCCGAGGCAGCGCGCCGGGGCTGTGTCTGCTGGTCACGGAGATGCCGGGCGGCACCGCGACCCGCGACCGACTGGCCGCCGTGGCGTCCACTTTGGACGGTTTCGAGCTCGCCCGGCTCGACCTGGAGATGCGGCGCGAGGGCGACATCCTCGGGTCGAGCCAGTCCGGTTCGCGCTCCGGGCTCAAGATGCTGTCGCTGCTGCGCGACGAGGACGTCATCGCCGACGCCCGGGTCGTGGCCCAGGCGCTCATCGCCGACGACCCGGACCTCAAGCCGTATCCGGGATTGGCCACGATGGTCCGCCAACTGGTCGCCGAAGACCGGGCGGAATATCTGGAAAAGTCCTGA
- a CDS encoding thiamine-phosphate kinase has product MRPDSTQGQETVADVGEFGLIRRITEGRKQGIPTLLGPGDDAAVVAAVDGRVVASTDVLVEGVHFRFDWSPPDQVGRKAIAVNLADIAAMGAVPTAVLVGLACPSTTPVSVIDELSAGMWHEAGRARIGIIGGDMANSDTMVISVTALGDLEGRMPITRGGAMPGDIVAVAGRLGWSAAGLAVLGRGFRSPVTVVGAHRAPEPPYAAGPQAADCGATAMIDVSDGLLADLGHIGVASNVAIDVRTDLIEVHQRLIDVAQALGADPRHWVLTGGEDHALAATFPDPGAIPEGWRAIGTVTRGSGVTVDGSTYEGAAGWQHWR; this is encoded by the coding sequence GTGCGACCGGATTCGACCCAGGGCCAGGAAACCGTGGCCGATGTGGGTGAGTTCGGTCTCATCCGCCGGATCACCGAGGGCCGCAAACAAGGCATTCCGACCTTGCTCGGCCCCGGCGACGACGCCGCGGTCGTGGCCGCCGTTGACGGCAGAGTCGTGGCCAGCACTGATGTGTTGGTCGAGGGAGTGCACTTCCGCTTCGACTGGTCGCCGCCGGACCAGGTGGGCCGCAAGGCGATCGCGGTGAACCTCGCCGACATCGCCGCCATGGGCGCGGTCCCCACGGCGGTGCTGGTCGGCCTGGCGTGTCCGTCGACCACGCCGGTGTCGGTGATCGACGAGCTGTCGGCGGGCATGTGGCACGAAGCGGGCCGGGCCCGCATCGGCATCATCGGCGGCGACATGGCCAACTCCGACACCATGGTGATCTCAGTCACGGCCCTCGGTGACCTGGAGGGCCGAATGCCGATCACCCGAGGCGGCGCCATGCCCGGAGACATCGTCGCGGTCGCCGGCCGCCTCGGCTGGAGCGCGGCCGGTCTGGCGGTGCTGGGCAGAGGTTTCCGCTCCCCGGTCACCGTCGTAGGAGCCCACCGCGCCCCCGAACCCCCCTACGCCGCCGGACCGCAGGCGGCGGACTGCGGAGCCACCGCGATGATCGACGTGTCCGATGGCCTCCTGGCAGACCTCGGCCACATCGGCGTCGCGTCCAATGTGGCCATCGATGTGCGGACGGACCTGATCGAGGTCCACCAGCGGTTGATCGACGTGGCCCAGGCACTCGGAGCGGACCCCCGCCACTGGGTCCTCACCGGCGGCGAGGACCACGCGCTGGCGGCGACGTTCCCCGACCCGGGCGCGATCCCGGAGGGCTGGCGCGCGATCGGGACGGTCACCCGCGGCTCGGGCGTGACTGTCGACGGCTCGACGTATGAGGGCGCGGCAGGCTGGCAGCACTGGCGCTAG
- a CDS encoding GNAT family N-acetyltransferase codes for MRIEALPYDHPHSQLLIDEVQQEYVVRYGTPDETPVDPADFLPPKGRFFVGYLDDRPLVTGAWRDHGHGTAEIKRMYVSPDGRGKGLARRMLAEIERTAAEAGIQNLILETGLMQPEAVALYKSSGYTPVPAFGYYAGHEHSVHLGKEIACPSTPSAT; via the coding sequence GTGCGTATCGAAGCTCTGCCCTATGACCACCCGCACTCCCAGCTGCTCATCGACGAGGTCCAGCAGGAGTACGTGGTCCGCTACGGCACCCCCGACGAGACCCCGGTCGACCCCGCGGATTTCCTGCCGCCCAAGGGTCGCTTCTTCGTCGGCTACCTCGACGACCGCCCCCTGGTGACCGGCGCCTGGCGCGACCACGGGCACGGCACCGCCGAGATCAAGCGCATGTACGTCTCCCCGGACGGACGCGGCAAAGGTCTCGCGCGCCGGATGCTCGCCGAGATCGAGCGCACCGCCGCTGAGGCGGGCATCCAGAACCTGATCCTGGAGACCGGCCTGATGCAGCCCGAGGCCGTGGCGCTCTACAAGTCCTCCGGCTACACACCCGTTCCCGCGTTCGGCTACTACGCCGGGCACGAGCATTCCGTCCACCTCGGCAAGGAGATCGCGTGCCCGTCTACGCCCTCGGCGACCTGA
- a CDS encoding Lrp/AsnC ligand binding domain-containing protein, whose protein sequence is MVHAYILIQTEVGKAAAVASEIAEISGVTTAEDVTGPYDVIVRAEADNVDLLGQLVVARIQNVDGITRTLTCPVVHL, encoded by the coding sequence GTGGTCCACGCTTACATCCTGATCCAGACCGAAGTCGGCAAGGCAGCTGCCGTCGCCTCGGAGATCGCCGAGATCTCCGGGGTCACCACAGCGGAGGATGTCACCGGGCCGTACGACGTCATCGTCCGGGCCGAAGCCGACAATGTCGACCTCCTGGGCCAACTGGTGGTTGCCCGCATCCAGAATGTGGACGGCATCACTCGCACGCTGACCTGCCCGGTCGTCCACCTCTGA
- the rpmB gene encoding 50S ribosomal protein L28 has translation MAAVCDVCGKGPGFGKSVSHSHRRTNRRWNPNIQTVHAKLGISQRKRLNVCTSCLKAGKVVRG, from the coding sequence GTGGCTGCCGTGTGCGACGTCTGTGGCAAGGGGCCAGGCTTCGGCAAGTCGGTCTCGCACTCCCATCGGCGTACCAACCGTCGTTGGAACCCGAACATCCAGACCGTGCACGCCAAGCTGGGCATTTCTCAGCGCAAGCGCCTGAACGTGTGCACCTCCTGCCTCAAGGCGGGCAAGGTCGTGCGCGGCTGA